A stretch of the Myxosarcina sp. GI1 genome encodes the following:
- a CDS encoding succinate dehydrogenase/fumarate reductase iron-sulfur subunit, with the protein MKINLKIWRQAKPKHKGQFAVYTLDNVYPEMSFLEMLDVLNEQLIVSNQEPVEFDSDCREGICGSCGLMVNGIAHGKQQLTAVCQLHMRSFNDGDTIIVEPWRAKAFPVIKDLVVDRSAFDRIMAAGGYVSVNTGAAPDANSLPVAKPNSDRAFDYAACIGCGACVASCPNASASLFTAAKISHLALLPQGHPERQQRVLNMTEQMAEEGFGDCSNHGECQAVCPKGISIDAISAMRREYINAQF; encoded by the coding sequence ATGAAAATCAATTTAAAAATTTGGCGACAGGCAAAACCCAAACATAAAGGACAATTTGCCGTTTATACTCTCGATAACGTTTATCCAGAGATGTCTTTTTTAGAGATGCTGGATGTTTTAAACGAACAGTTAATCGTCAGTAACCAGGAACCTGTAGAATTTGACAGCGACTGTCGCGAGGGAATTTGCGGTTCTTGTGGGTTGATGGTTAATGGTATCGCTCACGGCAAACAGCAGCTTACTGCCGTCTGTCAGCTACATATGCGCTCTTTTAATGATGGGGATACGATTATAGTAGAACCTTGGCGCGCTAAAGCTTTTCCCGTAATCAAAGACTTAGTAGTCGATCGCTCGGCTTTCGATCGCATTATGGCAGCAGGAGGCTATGTATCTGTAAATACTGGTGCGGCACCCGATGCTAATTCGCTTCCCGTAGCCAAACCAAATAGCGATCGCGCTTTTGACTATGCTGCCTGTATCGGTTGTGGTGCCTGTGTTGCTTCCTGTCCCAATGCTTCGGCATCTTTGTTTACTGCTGCCAAAATTTCTCACCTGGCATTGCTCCCGCAAGGACATCCAGAACGCCAACAAAGGGTACTAAATATGACCGAACAAATGGCAGAAGAAGGTTTTGGCGATTGTTCTAATCATGGTGAGTGTCAGGCGGTATGTCCCAAAGGTATTTCTATTGATGCGATTTCCGCTATGCGTCGGGAGTATATCAACGCTCAATTTTAA
- a CDS encoding manganese efflux pump MntP family protein, protein MMNFTIVILALGLAADAFAVSLASGFTIKYLKLNKILKIAVFFGVFQFLMTFGGWLIGLSFREFISEIDHWLAFGLLFVLGSKMIYESNQEEDKKSKFNPLEVYTLIALSIATSIDALAVGISLSILKIQIMLTAVVVGVITFNLSAIGVCLGHYFGNLHQNKVEFAGGAILILIGSKILLEHLIGKV, encoded by the coding sequence ATGATGAATTTTACAATAGTTATTTTGGCTTTAGGATTAGCTGCTGATGCTTTTGCTGTTTCTCTCGCTAGTGGTTTTACAATTAAATATTTAAAATTAAACAAAATTCTTAAAATTGCTGTTTTCTTTGGTGTATTTCAATTTTTAATGACTTTTGGAGGATGGCTGATAGGTCTAAGCTTTCGAGAGTTTATTTCAGAGATCGATCATTGGTTGGCTTTTGGACTTTTGTTTGTTTTAGGAAGCAAGATGATTTATGAATCGAATCAAGAAGAAGACAAAAAGTCTAAATTCAATCCCTTAGAAGTTTATACTTTGATAGCTTTATCTATTGCTACTAGCATTGATGCTTTAGCTGTAGGAATTAGCTTGTCAATATTAAAAATACAAATTATGTTAACGGCTGTAGTTGTTGGCGTTATTACTTTTAATTTATCTGCCATCGGCGTTTGTCTCGGTCACTATTTTGGCAACTTACATCAAAACAAGGTCGAATTTGCAGGAGGTGCGATATTAATTTTAATTGGTAGTAAAATTTTATTAGAACATTTAATAGGTAAGGTTTAA
- a CDS encoding FkbM family methyltransferase — MKSFTEGLPVARDGSCLPWFTYSMISFLSGKIRSDMRVFEYGSGHSTLWWSDRVSSIISCEHDLDWYNYLKQKIPPNVTYIYCPLDRGGKYSQTILKHSKKFDIVVIDGRDRINCAKNALKALKDDGAIVWDNSDRQQYLEGYAYLIERGFRRIDFQGLGPIGTREWCTSIFYRDNNCFKI; from the coding sequence TTGAAAAGTTTTACTGAAGGATTACCCGTAGCTCGAGACGGTAGTTGCTTGCCTTGGTTTACTTATTCCATGATTTCTTTCCTGAGCGGGAAAATACGTTCTGATATGAGAGTATTTGAATACGGTAGCGGTCACTCAACTTTGTGGTGGAGCGATCGAGTTTCTAGTATTATCTCCTGCGAACACGATCTTGACTGGTACAATTATTTAAAACAGAAAATTCCGCCAAACGTAACCTACATATATTGTCCGCTAGATCGTGGCGGCAAATACTCTCAAACTATTTTAAAACACTCCAAAAAATTTGATATCGTCGTTATTGACGGTAGAGATAGAATCAATTGTGCTAAAAACGCACTAAAAGCATTAAAAGATGATGGCGCGATCGTTTGGGATAATAGCGATCGGCAGCAGTATCTCGAAGGTTACGCTTATCTTATCGAACGTGGTTTCAGGCGTATAGATTTTCAAGGTCTAGGACCAATAGGTACTCGCGAATGGTGTACTTCAATTTTTTATCGCGACAATAACTGTTTTAAAATTTGA
- a CDS encoding alpha/beta fold hydrolase — protein sequence MQYIQVEPDVRVFVRDWGTGKPIVFIHGWPYSHEIFEYQYLPLLKHGYRCIGIDLRGYGKSDQPYEDYNFDVFADDLHLVFEALDLQAITLVGFSMGGAVAVRYMGKYLGLRVTKLALLSASTPCLTKKPDFPQGRDEAVYNDFLDKLYADRPQTLADFSKGIFCQPISSALASWFTSIAMQASPHATVKTLIALRDADLRPNLAKIEVPTAIMHGVYDSSAPIKITAEVNHKAIKDSQLIHFENSGHGIFLDEREKLNAELMRFVG from the coding sequence ATGCAATACATTCAGGTCGAACCAGATGTAAGAGTTTTTGTTCGAGATTGGGGGACTGGAAAACCAATTGTTTTTATTCACGGTTGGCCCTATAGTCATGAAATATTTGAGTATCAGTATTTGCCTTTGCTCAAACACGGATATCGCTGTATTGGCATCGACCTACGTGGTTATGGAAAATCAGACCAACCTTATGAAGACTATAACTTTGACGTTTTTGCAGACGATTTGCATCTGGTTTTTGAGGCTCTAGATTTACAAGCTATAACTTTGGTTGGCTTTTCAATGGGGGGTGCAGTAGCAGTACGCTATATGGGCAAATATTTGGGCTTGAGAGTTACCAAACTCGCACTACTCAGCGCGTCTACCCCATGTTTGACCAAAAAGCCAGACTTTCCTCAAGGGCGAGACGAGGCAGTTTATAATGATTTTCTCGATAAGCTTTATGCCGATAGACCACAAACACTTGCTGATTTTAGTAAAGGAATATTTTGCCAACCAATTAGTTCCGCTCTTGCCAGTTGGTTTACTAGTATTGCCATGCAAGCATCGCCACATGCTACAGTCAAGACTTTGATTGCCTTACGCGATGCTGACTTACGCCCTAATCTAGCTAAAATTGAAGTACCAACAGCAATTATGCACGGCGTTTACGATAGTTCCGCACCTATAAAGATAACTGCGGAAGTAAACCACAAAGCAATTAAAGACTCGCAGCTAATTCATTTTGAAAATAGCGGTCATGGAATATTTTTAGATGAAAGAGAAAAATTAAATGCAGAATTGATGCGTTTTGTTGGTTGA
- a CDS encoding thioesterase family protein: protein MNDTKFESQAIFRHEFVVPHSAIDRNGHVNNVFYIQWMQDVAIRHSDATGGTAAMQSVGCTWVVRSHQIEYMSPAFAGNEIAIITWVVNLRRVRSLRRYKFVWLSDGRLLARGETDWVFINSSGRPRAIPESIRTSFPLMPDYE, encoded by the coding sequence ATGAACGATACAAAATTTGAGTCTCAAGCTATCTTTCGCCATGAATTCGTCGTTCCTCATAGCGCAATCGATCGAAATGGTCACGTTAATAACGTATTTTATATCCAGTGGATGCAGGATGTTGCTATTCGCCATTCTGATGCCACAGGAGGCACAGCGGCAATGCAGTCTGTTGGATGCACCTGGGTAGTGCGATCGCATCAAATTGAATATATGAGTCCTGCTTTTGCTGGCAATGAAATAGCAATTATTACCTGGGTAGTGAATTTGCGACGAGTTAGATCTCTGCGTCGCTACAAATTCGTGTGGCTATCTGACGGCAGGCTTCTCGCCAGAGGTGAGACAGATTGGGTTTTCATCAATAGCAGCGGACGACCTCGAGCTATTCCCGAAAGTATTAGGACTTCTTTTCCTCTCATGCCAGACTATGAATAG
- a CDS encoding MBL fold metallo-hydrolase, producing MKNYYHTKLVSIGLGLLLLFTTGKPTLAQNYQIERIRGNVYRFTAGNYRSVFMETDGGIVVSDPINKEAATWLKQELAKRFDKPIRYVVYSHNHPDHVYGGEVFDGEGVQFVSHQLAREDLVRTLAKTRIPNLVFEDEMVLYIDNNLVRLRYHGRNNGRGSISMLFEPAGVLHVVDWIVLGRMPYKDLQGYDIQGMIDSTQEVLNMDFDIFVGGHAEIGQKEDIKRYLSYLQTLYNSVRDGILAGKDLATLQQEIRLDDYRDLPMYEEWLPLNIKGVYRTLVDESYLLRRSDVTPSQ from the coding sequence ATGAAAAATTACTACCATACAAAGCTCGTTAGTATTGGTCTGGGGCTACTGCTACTGTTTACTACTGGCAAACCTACCCTGGCGCAAAATTATCAAATCGAGCGAATTCGCGGTAACGTTTACCGTTTCACCGCAGGAAATTATCGTTCCGTATTTATGGAGACTGATGGGGGAATAGTCGTAAGCGACCCGATAAACAAAGAGGCGGCTACCTGGCTGAAGCAAGAATTAGCTAAGCGTTTTGATAAACCAATTCGCTATGTCGTTTATAGCCACAATCATCCAGACCATGTATATGGTGGAGAAGTTTTCGATGGAGAAGGCGTTCAGTTTGTTTCCCATCAACTAGCACGTGAAGACTTAGTACGTACCTTAGCAAAAACTCGAATTCCCAATCTAGTTTTTGAAGATGAAATGGTGCTTTATATTGATAACAATCTCGTCCGCTTACGCTATCACGGCAGAAACAATGGGCGCGGCTCAATTTCAATGCTGTTTGAACCTGCTGGTGTTTTACATGTAGTCGATTGGATCGTTCTAGGACGAATGCCTTATAAAGATCTTCAGGGTTACGATATTCAGGGAATGATTGATTCTACCCAAGAAGTATTAAACATGGATTTCGACATTTTTGTAGGGGGACATGCCGAAATAGGTCAAAAAGAAGACATAAAGCGGTATCTTAGCTATCTTCAGACACTCTACAATTCAGTTCGAGATGGCATCCTGGCTGGCAAAGATCTCGCCACGCTTCAGCAAGAAATTCGGCTCGACGACTATCGCGACTTACCTATGTATGAAGAATGGCTACCTCTCAACATCAAAGGAGTTTATCGCACTTTAGTAGATGAATCTTATCTGCTCAGGCGTTCCGATGTTACTCCATCGCAGTAG
- a CDS encoding ABC-ATPase domain-containing protein has protein sequence MSDSHTLKSTLLKLDNASYKAYKNIKAIYKFDRFTLIVDRVQGDPFASPSNLRVKIPQTIAKFPADLYRSHSREVALRDYLVRQFDRAARRISSRRGTGKSGLIAIASYGQEVLKRTAAFIDKNFVEIRFVVGLPARGRRILGCQAAEMLCEDLPDIVETALLYSSLNAKDIKKHVETIEDADWLRQQLSAKKLVAFVANGAILPRRSGVDSRPLQQEVISFQSPPSLEVEFELPNFGLIKGMGIPEGITLIVGGGYHGKSTLLRAIELGVYNQIPQDGREFVVTNPAAVKIRAEDGRSIVGVDISPFIDHLPQGRSTTSFSTTNASGSTSQAANIIEALEAGAKLLLIDEDTSATNFTIRDRRMQALIAKEKEPITPFIDKVRQLYNDYGVSTVLVMGGSGDYFEVADPVIAMENFVPYEVTEKAKAIAQQYATDRQAEGGDNFGKISPRIPLPDSINSSRGRKEVKLTVRDVNKIVFGTEDIDLSAVEQLVDAGQLKAIARAIVYAKENYLDEKLTVSEILDKVINDITYKSLDAIANFPQGDLALFRRFELAATLNRLRSLKVAE, from the coding sequence ATGTCTGACAGTCATACTTTAAAATCTACTTTATTAAAACTCGATAACGCTAGCTACAAAGCATATAAAAATATTAAAGCAATCTATAAATTCGATCGCTTTACTTTAATAGTCGATCGCGTACAGGGAGATCCTTTCGCCTCACCTAGTAATTTAAGAGTAAAAATCCCCCAAACTATAGCCAAATTTCCCGCAGATTTATATCGCTCTCATAGTCGAGAAGTTGCTTTGAGAGATTACCTCGTCCGCCAGTTCGATCGCGCCGCACGTAGAATAAGTTCGCGTCGGGGTACGGGCAAAAGTGGACTAATTGCTATCGCTAGTTATGGACAAGAAGTATTAAAACGCACTGCGGCTTTTATCGATAAAAACTTTGTAGAGATACGTTTTGTCGTGGGACTTCCCGCCAGGGGAAGAAGAATTTTAGGTTGTCAGGCGGCAGAAATGCTCTGTGAAGATTTACCAGATATAGTCGAAACGGCTTTACTATATTCTTCTCTCAACGCCAAAGATATAAAAAAGCACGTCGAAACTATTGAAGATGCAGACTGGTTGCGCCAACAGCTATCAGCTAAAAAATTAGTAGCTTTTGTGGCGAATGGGGCAATTTTACCTCGTCGTAGCGGTGTTGATTCTCGTCCCCTCCAGCAAGAAGTTATTTCTTTTCAGTCACCACCTAGTTTAGAAGTAGAGTTCGAGCTACCAAATTTTGGTTTAATAAAGGGTATGGGCATACCAGAAGGCATCACTTTAATTGTCGGTGGTGGCTATCACGGTAAATCTACTCTGCTCAGAGCCATAGAATTAGGAGTTTACAACCAAATTCCTCAAGATGGACGAGAATTTGTAGTTACTAATCCTGCTGCGGTTAAAATACGGGCTGAAGATGGACGTAGCATTGTAGGAGTAGATATTTCTCCGTTTATCGACCATTTACCCCAAGGACGTTCTACAACTAGTTTTTCTACTACCAATGCCAGCGGCAGCACCTCTCAGGCGGCAAATATTATCGAAGCTTTAGAAGCAGGTGCCAAATTACTTTTAATTGACGAAGACACTTCTGCAACTAACTTTACTATTCGCGATCGCAGAATGCAGGCTTTAATCGCTAAAGAAAAAGAACCCATTACCCCTTTTATCGATAAAGTACGGCAACTCTATAACGACTATGGCGTATCGACAGTTTTAGTTATGGGGGGCAGTGGTGATTATTTTGAGGTTGCAGATCCGGTAATTGCGATGGAAAACTTTGTGCCTTATGAAGTTACAGAAAAAGCTAAAGCGATCGCGCAACAGTATGCTACAGATAGACAAGCCGAGGGTGGAGATAATTTTGGCAAGATTAGCCCCAGAATACCGCTACCAGACAGTATAAATTCCAGTAGGGGTAGAAAAGAAGTTAAGTTAACAGTTCGTGATGTTAATAAAATTGTTTTTGGCACCGAAGATATCGATCTTTCTGCCGTAGAACAACTTGTCGATGCAGGGCAGTTAAAAGCGATCGCCCGAGCTATAGTTTATGCTAAAGAAAATTATCTCGATGAAAAACTTACCGTATCCGAAATTTTAGATAAGGTTATTAACGATATTACTTATAAAAGTTTGGATGCGATCGCTAATTTTCCTCAAGGTGACTTAGCTTTGTTTCGTCGCTTCGAGCTAGCAGCAACCTTAAATCGTTTGAGAAGTTTAAAAGTTGCAGAGTAA
- the grxC gene encoding glutaredoxin 3, which translates to MFDFLNPLLNRHPERMKANVEIYTWAICPFCIRAKMLLWWKGVDFTEYKIDGDEPARNKMAQRANGKRTVPQIFINDNHVGGCDELYELDAKNQLDPLLAQTSSTATQK; encoded by the coding sequence ATGTTTGATTTTCTCAATCCGCTTTTAAATCGGCACCCCGAACGCATGAAAGCTAATGTAGAAATTTATACTTGGGCTATTTGTCCTTTTTGCATTCGCGCCAAAATGCTGTTGTGGTGGAAAGGAGTTGACTTTACTGAATACAAAATAGACGGCGACGAACCAGCTAGAAACAAAATGGCTCAAAGAGCCAACGGCAAAAGAACCGTTCCTCAGATTTTTATTAATGACAACCATGTAGGCGGTTGCGACGAGCTTTACGAACTAGATGCAAAAAATCAGTTAGATCCTTTGCTGGCTCAAACTTCCAGTACCGCTACGCAGAAGTAG
- a CDS encoding GNAT family N-acetyltransferase encodes MSSSVQNTPKLVVRPLQYRDVEAINALVNECVVRENSKRLVTIDRELEQVGSWYGLKRFLSFLPQSYYHGWRIYVAQQLKEVLGLIQVSSLNSTHSTWRVERVLLNSNSPNLKLLKSQKEIGSQLLRHCLENIWEARTWMLEVNVNEKNHLALYRENGFQPLAQMTYWQLSPELLEELAQQEPDLPNFLPVSNADAPLLYQLDCVSMPPLLRQVFDRRVEDFKTNLIQVAVAQIRQWLNRIDVVSGYVFEPQRKAAIGYFKLESSLDGSRPHKAQLTVNPAYTWLYPKLIAQMAQITQKINLKNKASTDKERSNWQYLEIASADYQPEREEYFTKIGANSVENTLLMSRSVWHKIKETKPLEGLQLSDMLQGLKPARTPIPSRISWLKFLLASYQNTVRQNNIFSSKSVDFSTVKERNINPPEHSSNGHHA; translated from the coding sequence ATGAGTTCATCCGTACAAAATACTCCCAAACTTGTAGTTCGTCCACTTCAGTATCGCGATGTCGAGGCAATCAATGCCTTAGTTAACGAATGCGTTGTCAGAGAAAACTCCAAACGTTTAGTCACGATCGATAGGGAACTAGAGCAAGTCGGTTCTTGGTACGGACTAAAAAGGTTTTTGAGCTTTTTACCGCAATCTTACTATCATGGGTGGCGCATTTATGTCGCTCAACAGCTTAAGGAGGTACTGGGTTTAATTCAGGTATCTTCCTTAAACAGCACTCATAGCACATGGAGAGTCGAACGAGTTTTGCTCAATAGTAATTCTCCCAATTTAAAGCTACTTAAAAGTCAAAAAGAAATTGGTTCTCAGCTATTACGCCACTGTTTGGAAAATATCTGGGAAGCACGAACCTGGATGTTAGAAGTTAATGTCAATGAAAAAAATCATCTGGCTTTATATCGCGAAAATGGTTTTCAACCTCTGGCACAGATGACTTATTGGCAGCTTTCTCCAGAACTTTTGGAAGAATTAGCACAGCAAGAACCAGACTTACCCAATTTTTTGCCAGTAAGCAACGCTGATGCTCCTTTACTCTATCAGTTAGATTGCGTTTCCATGCCGCCATTGCTACGCCAGGTATTCGATCGCCGCGTCGAAGATTTTAAAACTAACTTGATTCAAGTCGCAGTAGCTCAAATTCGGCAGTGGTTAAATCGGATTGATGTAGTTAGCGGTTATGTCTTTGAGCCACAGCGCAAGGCTGCAATCGGCTATTTTAAATTAGAATCTTCTTTAGATGGCTCTCGACCTCACAAAGCCCAGTTGACGGTAAATCCAGCCTATACCTGGCTCTATCCCAAGCTAATCGCTCAGATGGCGCAAATAACTCAAAAAATAAATCTCAAAAATAAAGCATCTACTGATAAAGAGCGATCGAATTGGCAGTATTTAGAAATTGCTTCTGCTGACTATCAACCAGAACGAGAAGAATATTTTACTAAAATTGGTGCCAATTCCGTAGAAAACACGTTATTAATGTCGCGTTCTGTCTGGCACAAAATAAAAGAAACCAAACCGCTAGAAGGTTTGCAGTTGTCGGATATGTTGCAGGGATTAAAACCCGCTCGTACTCCTATTCCATCGCGCATATCTTGGTTAAAATTTCTCCTTGCCTCTTATCAAAATACAGTTAGGCAAAACAACATTTTTTCTTCTAAGTCAGTAGATTTTTCTACCGTCAAAGAGCGCAATATTAATCCACCAGAACATTCTAGCAATGGACATCATGCTTAG
- a CDS encoding DNA polymerase III subunit gamma/tau, which yields MTYEPLHHKYRPQTFRDLVGQETIALTLSNAIEQAKIAPAYLFTGPRGTGKTSSARILAKSLNCLHSNKPTANPCGKCEVCLAIARGTALDVMEIDAASNTGVDNIREIIERSRFAPVQCRYKVYAIDECHMLSTAAFNALLKTLEEPPPNVVFILATTDPQRVLSTIISRCQRFDYRRIPLAEMVEHLKYIATEENIAIADDALTLVAQIANGGLRDAESLLDQLSLLPETITVAKVWDLVGAVPELDLLKLLKAIRSGRTAEIIQQCRSLLDRGREPLVVLQNLASFYLNLLIAKTAPNNSEMVAVTENCWQELCNEAANWQIETILQGQQQLKTAETQLKQTTQPRLWLEITLLGLLSTAERIETLTPRLAVETQSDRATVRESPHYNNGTASNFVKPKSQPNLAASAQSTNEADKHQNDRVAKLEATETSKTAEKPAAVNSVKQDVKRDLAVTAKDNKSERENAPNDEVSSVPVERNSQVVEFKSKLPADANSKNEVSEPVSNTATSNAENTDSSDPVANQAIWKKVIECLQPPTTQALLRQQCHLISLEDSRAIVGIGSAKLQRLHQGKVTNIETAFAKVCQRSVKVKLEVATSQKSPVGDAVSTSPPQPKTELPPEAKSSLAREASSPITSQPVREPPSSHNGVSSDLVESRALEPTTYSDVPSLPPPKKNIAKPIAFPSPVTSEVAPPPTANEPAIGTPPETEVTPISLISVGDAKNEDDLEIAIAELTRCFEGELVQLDSQVVEPPELSLSTDAVNEEHSETQSQLSSELNDLDLPTSSSEPRRQNLSSFPASNNIVIKRGEVDSYDDDEDVPF from the coding sequence ATGACTTACGAACCCCTACATCACAAATATCGCCCACAAACTTTTCGGGATTTAGTCGGTCAAGAAACGATCGCACTGACTTTGAGCAATGCGATCGAGCAAGCTAAAATTGCTCCAGCTTATTTATTTACTGGACCGAGGGGAACGGGAAAAACTTCTAGTGCCAGAATTTTAGCCAAATCTCTTAACTGCCTGCATAGTAATAAACCAACTGCCAATCCCTGCGGTAAATGTGAAGTTTGCTTGGCGATCGCCAGAGGCACGGCATTAGACGTGATGGAAATTGATGCCGCTAGCAATACAGGAGTAGATAATATTCGCGAAATCATCGAGCGTTCTCGCTTTGCTCCCGTACAGTGTCGTTACAAAGTATATGCGATCGATGAGTGTCACATGCTTAGTACTGCCGCTTTTAATGCTTTGCTCAAGACATTAGAAGAACCGCCGCCTAATGTAGTATTCATTTTGGCTACTACCGATCCGCAACGGGTACTATCAACGATTATTTCTCGCTGTCAGCGTTTTGATTATCGGCGTATTCCGCTGGCAGAAATGGTCGAACATCTGAAATATATTGCTACTGAAGAAAATATTGCGATCGCCGATGATGCCCTTACTTTGGTCGCTCAAATTGCCAACGGAGGATTGCGAGATGCCGAAAGTTTACTCGATCAGTTAAGTCTGTTACCAGAAACAATTACGGTAGCCAAAGTTTGGGATCTTGTTGGCGCAGTTCCAGAATTAGATTTGTTAAAGCTGCTAAAGGCAATAAGAAGTGGTCGCACGGCAGAAATTATCCAGCAGTGTCGCAGTTTATTAGACAGGGGACGAGAACCTTTAGTAGTTCTACAAAATCTGGCTAGCTTTTATCTCAATCTGCTGATCGCTAAAACCGCACCCAATAACAGCGAGATGGTAGCGGTAACAGAAAACTGCTGGCAAGAACTATGTAACGAAGCAGCTAATTGGCAAATCGAGACAATCTTACAGGGACAGCAGCAGCTTAAAACCGCTGAAACTCAACTCAAACAAACAACCCAACCTCGTCTGTGGTTAGAAATAACTTTACTGGGCTTATTATCTACTGCCGAGCGAATTGAGACTTTAACGCCAAGATTAGCAGTCGAAACCCAAAGCGATCGCGCTACTGTCAGAGAGTCTCCGCATTATAACAACGGGACTGCCTCTAACTTTGTTAAACCAAAATCGCAACCAAATCTTGCTGCATCGGCACAATCTACTAATGAAGCAGACAAACACCAGAACGATCGAGTAGCAAAACTCGAAGCAACTGAAACCAGCAAAACTGCCGAAAAGCCAGCGGCAGTAAATTCAGTTAAACAGGATGTTAAACGCGATCTTGCTGTTACTGCTAAAGATAATAAGTCCGAAAGAGAAAACGCACCAAACGATGAAGTATCGTCAGTTCCTGTCGAGCGCAATAGCCAAGTAGTTGAATTTAAGTCAAAATTGCCAGCCGACGCTAATAGTAAAAATGAGGTAAGCGAACCAGTTAGTAACACAGCAACCTCTAATGCTGAAAATACTGATAGTTCCGATCCTGTGGCTAATCAAGCAATTTGGAAGAAAGTAATTGAGTGTCTTCAACCACCGACAACTCAGGCTTTATTACGGCAACAGTGTCATTTAATTAGTCTGGAAGATTCTAGAGCAATCGTGGGAATTGGTTCGGCAAAGCTACAAAGATTGCATCAGGGTAAAGTAACCAATATTGAAACGGCTTTTGCTAAAGTCTGTCAGCGTAGTGTGAAAGTCAAGCTAGAAGTTGCTACCTCCCAAAAATCTCCAGTGGGCGATGCTGTTTCTACTTCACCACCCCAGCCAAAAACTGAGTTGCCCCCAGAAGCAAAATCGAGTTTGGCTCGTGAAGCTAGTTCACCTATTACCAGTCAACCAGTCAGAGAGCCACCGTCGTCCCACAACGGGGTTTCTTCTGACTTAGTAGAGAGCCGCGCTTTGGAACCAACTACTTATAGTGATGTTCCTTCATTACCACCGCCCAAAAAAAATATTGCCAAACCGATTGCCTTTCCCTCGCCAGTAACTTCAGAAGTAGCTCCTCCACCTACAGCAAACGAGCCTGCTATAGGCACACCTCCAGAAACTGAGGTAACACCAATTTCGCTTATCTCTGTAGGCGATGCAAAAAATGAAGATGACCTGGAAATAGCGATCGCTGAATTGACTCGATGTTTTGAAGGTGAACTAGTTCAGTTAGATAGTCAGGTTGTCGAACCGCCAGAATTGTCGTTATCTACAGATGCGGTAAATGAGGAGCATTCAGAGACTCAGTCTCAATTATCTTCAGAGCTAAATGATTTAGATCTACCTACCTCATCATCAGAACCCAGGAGGCAAAATCTCTCCTCTTTTCCTGCCTCTAATAATATTGTAATTAAACGAGGCGAAGTGGATAGTTATGACGATGATGAGGATGTTCCGTTCTAA